The DNA region CGTGACATCGCGGTGCCCCTCGCCGCCTACTACGTGCTGCACGCCGCGGGCTACTCCGACTTCATCGCCCTGATGGCGGGGGCATTGTTCTCCGGCGCCGTGGTCCTGGCCGGGGTGATCCGGGCGCGGAAGGTCGACGCGCTGGCCGCGCTCATCCTCGCGGGGTTCGCCTTCGGCATCGGCAGTTCGCTGATCAGCGGAGATGCGCGGATGATCATCGTGCGGGACTCGGTCACCACCGCGGCGATCGGGATCGCCTTCCTGGTCAGCGCGCTGCTCGGCAAGCCGTTGACCTACGTGGCGGCCCGCAAGGGTCTCGCGGGATCCCCCGAGAAGCTGGCCCAGCTGGACCATAAGTTCCGCACCAACCCGCTGGTCCGCCGGCTGCTGAACCGGATCGCCCTCATGTGGGGTGTCGGGCTGGCCGGCGAGTCGGTCCTCCGGGTGGTCCTCGTCTACCGCCTGCCCATCCACACCATGACCTGGCTGTCGAGCGTGTTGATGATCGGCGTCACCGCGATCATGACCATCATTACGGTGCGAACGGTCAAGCGGGTCAAGCGAACTGAGTCGATCGAGGAACCGGGTTACGCTTCGGTTCATGAGTGAGGGATCGGTTCCGGAACGCACACTTGCGGGAACCGCTCGGGTGGAAGCG from Nocardia tengchongensis includes:
- a CDS encoding VC0807 family protein produces the protein MADHTLAAPAPQAAGRSNVLRMLAPTIRDIAVPLAAYYVLHAAGYSDFIALMAGALFSGAVVLAGVIRARKVDALAALILAGFAFGIGSSLISGDARMIIVRDSVTTAAIGIAFLVSALLGKPLTYVAARKGLAGSPEKLAQLDHKFRTNPLVRRLLNRIALMWGVGLAGESVLRVVLVYRLPIHTMTWLSSVLMIGVTAIMTIITVRTVKRVKRTESIEEPGYASVHE